A region of Nocardioides sp. JS614 DNA encodes the following proteins:
- a CDS encoding anthranilate synthase component II, which produces MVPDVVVVDHHDSYTWNLVHLVASVTGGLPAVVQHDEVSAEEVLAFSHVVLSPGPGHPAVPADFAVGGEVLRRAARPVLGVCLGMQGLVTTYGGTVGRVEPAHGEVARVTHDGRGVFAGLPPSFPVVRYHSLAALAVPEVLEVTAWAGDVVMGVRHRTLPLEGVQFHPESILSAHGAALVANFLGLS; this is translated from the coding sequence GTGGTCCCGGACGTCGTCGTGGTCGACCACCACGACTCCTACACGTGGAACCTCGTGCACCTGGTCGCGTCCGTGACCGGTGGGCTGCCCGCGGTCGTCCAGCACGACGAGGTGTCCGCCGAGGAGGTGCTCGCGTTCAGCCACGTGGTGCTCTCGCCGGGACCGGGCCACCCGGCCGTGCCGGCCGACTTCGCGGTGGGTGGTGAGGTGCTGCGGCGCGCGGCCCGGCCGGTGCTCGGCGTGTGCCTGGGCATGCAGGGCCTGGTGACGACGTACGGCGGGACCGTCGGGCGGGTCGAGCCGGCGCACGGCGAGGTGGCGCGGGTGACCCACGACGGCCGCGGGGTGTTCGCCGGGCTGCCGCCGTCGTTCCCGGTGGTCCGCTACCATTCGCTCGCGGCGCTGGCGGTGCCCGAGGTGCTCGAGGTGACCGCGTGGGCCGGCGACGTGGTGATGGGCGTGCGGCACCGGACGTTGCCCCTGGAGGGCGTGCAGTTCCACCCGGAGTCGATCCTCTCCGCGCACGGTGCGGCGCTGGTGGCGAACTTCCTGGGGCTGTCGTGA